TTGAGAGCAGGAGATGAACTGCCAGGATAGGAGAAGGTTAGATTCTCCATGGTGATATCTTGTACGGTTTGGAGCGATGTGGCTTCAGGAAGTTCACGTACATCCGCTACTTCGCTGAGCAGGTCATTCACCCGCTCCAGTGATGCGCCTGAGCGCTGAACGGTATTAATAACATTGCCGATCTGTTGAAGCGGTCCCATGATCATGCGCAGATATAAGGTTAAGGCGACAAAACTCCCAAGTGTAATAGAATTCTGCATGGTCATAATACCTCCGACAAGCAGAGAAACGACCAATGAGATAGCTCCCAGCAGCGGTAGCAAGGCTTGAAACAACGAAGACAGACGAACCAGACGAAGCTGTTTGCTCTTGATTGCATCGACGGTAGTTCCAAAGCGTGCACGAGCACTGTCTTCGATGGCAAACGTCTTGGTTACGCGAATGCCGCCCAACTGTTCTTCTGCCGACTCCGTCATGGTAGCAAGAGCTTCCTGCACGTCGCGAGAGCGCTTGCGAATCCGCGGACCAAAAAACACGACCAGAAATGGAATCGCCAGCAAAGGAACAACACTGATTAGAATGAGCGTCAACGGAATCCCGCTAAGCAGCATCATGACAATGCAGGACAACAGCAGGAAGGTGGCATTGGTCATGAGTGTCACACCATTGGAGATCGCTTCACGAACGGAAGTAACGTCATTCATGACATAACTGAGGAGTTTTCCGTTCCCCTGTTTGGAGAAATAATATTCGCTAAGTTCGGAAAACTTACTGAATATACGCTCACGCGTCATGAATTCGAAGCGTCGACCGAGCTTCATAATCATGAATTGCCCGGTGCCGAACAGCAGATTATACCCGATGGCAATAGCTAGAAGGGACAGGCTGTACCTTACGACCGTCTGCATCTGAAGAGAGTTCTGTATCAACTGATCCGTGAAACTGCCGAGTATGCGGGGCAGGGATGCTTGCCCGACATTGGAGGCAATAATCAGAAGAACAGCAACCAGATAAACAGGCCAGTTCGACACAACATAACCGCGAAGTAATCCTTTCTTGGACATAAGCGTTGTTCTCCTTTTGTTATAGGTGAAGTCAGTTCAGGCAGGTGGAGTCAAGAAAAGGGCCGACACCTGTTATTAGCGCGTCGTGCCCTCTTACTGTATGCGATCTAGTTCGTTGTTTATCCGTCACCCGATAGATTTCTCTATTCTTATTTTTGCTCTAATCCGATGGGATGTCAACGAAGCCAGTTAGCAAAAAGCAGGTAATCGGATTAGCGGCGTCGGAAAGGAGCTCTATGCCGTGTTCCCGTGTTGTATTCACCAGATGTCGAAATTACTGAAACATTTTTCGTGGGTATGCCGTCTGTAGGAATGAAGAGGTAAAAAATAGGCTTTACTAATCATATGGAGGTGCCAGGAAATGAAACATAAAAAAGGTTTGGCTGCAACACTTGCGCTCTGCGTTTCTTTGACAGCAGGAGGTGCATCGGTATTTGCTTTCACAGATGTGAAGGATGAAGGTCAGAAGTCGATTGTGGATTCATTGAAATCAAAAGGCATTGTTAGCGGAGTAACAGCGGATCTGTTCCGTCCAGATCTCGCATTGTCCGAGCCACAGGGTGTTCAACTGATTGTGAACGCATTTGGTCTGAAAAATGAATTTGCGGAAGCATCCGCTCAGAATAAAATCAGTCCGGATACGTGGTATGCCGATGCGGTGCAGGCCGCTACTCAGAATGGACTGTCCATTCCGGTTGAAGTGAACCCGCAGGGCAAGATGACACGTGAACTGTTTGTCACTTTGCTACATGAAGGGATTAACACAACCGGGAATTATCCGGTCATCATGAAGTATAATCTTGTTAAGGACGAAAATAAAATCGGT
This Paenibacillus xylanexedens DNA region includes the following protein-coding sequences:
- a CDS encoding ABC transporter ATP-binding protein; translation: MSKKGLLRGYVVSNWPVYLVAVLLIIASNVGQASLPRILGSFTDQLIQNSLQMQTVVRYSLSLLAIAIGYNLLFGTGQFMIMKLGRRFEFMTRERIFSKFSELSEYYFSKQGNGKLLSYVMNDVTSVREAISNGVTLMTNATFLLLSCIVMMLLSGIPLTLILISVVPLLAIPFLVVFFGPRIRKRSRDVQEALATMTESAEEQLGGIRVTKTFAIEDSARARFGTTVDAIKSKQLRLVRLSSLFQALLPLLGAISLVVSLLVGGIMTMQNSITLGSFVALTLYLRMIMGPLQQIGNVINTVQRSGASLERVNDLLSEVADVRELPEATSLQTVQDITMENLTFSYPGSSSPALKNIQLNIRAGRTVGIVGKTGSGKSTLVKLLLRTYEPPEGTIRINGTDIRQLSLESLRSRIAYVPQDGFLFSTTIRDNIAFSDREVSLDTVEHSARQAMIYDNIVRFPDRFDTLLGERGLTLSGGQRQRTSLARGLIKQAQLLILDDSMSAVDAVTESGILRSLREIGKGKTTLIISHRISAVRHADDIIVLDEGRVAEQGTHAQLMAAKGLYAATYRLQEEGLHHV
- a CDS encoding S-layer homology domain-containing protein, producing the protein MKHKKGLAATLALCVSLTAGGASVFAFTDVKDEGQKSIVDSLKSKGIVSGVTADLFRPDLALSEPQGVQLIVNAFGLKNEFAEASAQNKISPDTWYADAVQAATQNGLSIPVEVNPQGKMTRELFVTLLHEGINTTGNYPVIMKYNLVKDENKIGKDAISAVQNLLNMNIIELDKDGNFRPDQSLTRMEAASMIFNALEFVDKHGNGGSTEPAPTNPGEGQQAIVPEVTTTKVDDKTTKVKLSAEMPHPGYGLKIDDVKLEKDGRAIVLYSIIQPDPDMMYPMVITNVTAETDIPTGYTAEAQPSGK